In Candidatus Binatia bacterium, one DNA window encodes the following:
- a CDS encoding TolC family protein has product MRSETLFDHNPGPRARAYRAVGIFLALHLGVPAVASLAISLAAPVAASAQTWTLDRVLETARRSDPGIAAARAAGDAGSAAAASGWSALSPRIGLDAGWTRSDDPALLFSQKLWQGRFTAADFALPTLNDPAPRSAWNWGATAEQPLWNGGAEVTAPALAAHRGRAARESARAAVADRLLEVAGVYVEAVRARDALEADSIALAAAEESRRSAVERFRRGQIPELDTLRATAHWAETRVAALGSDRRVQVALARLATTVGQRVLREDLGMLPDPAGQNRDASRSEPYVAARPEYVAAREEARARGIEVTRASLALLPSLNARADVRRYEDPESGGGARRFFVGLTASFPIWDGTRRIQERRIARARADEAVARAELLKRALAASTLDAAVDAEVSLDRRDAAHLGAASAEEALRLAQGRYRAGLLPQSDLLAVEAEAARARHARVDAESDAVLAQYRLLHARGMLE; this is encoded by the coding sequence ATGCGCTCCGAAACCCTATTCGACCACAACCCCGGGCCCCGGGCCAGGGCGTACCGCGCCGTGGGCATTTTCCTGGCGCTGCACCTCGGCGTTCCCGCCGTGGCCTCTCTGGCGATCTCCCTCGCGGCTCCCGTCGCGGCGTCCGCCCAGACCTGGACCCTGGACCGAGTCCTGGAGACCGCCCGGCGATCCGACCCCGGCATCGCGGCCGCGCGGGCCGCGGGCGATGCCGGAAGCGCCGCCGCGGCCTCGGGCTGGTCGGCGCTCTCCCCGCGGATCGGCCTGGACGCCGGGTGGACGCGGAGTGACGATCCCGCGCTCCTCTTCTCGCAGAAGCTCTGGCAAGGGCGGTTCACGGCTGCCGATTTCGCGCTGCCGACGCTGAACGATCCCGCGCCGCGGAGCGCCTGGAATTGGGGCGCCACGGCGGAGCAGCCGCTCTGGAACGGAGGCGCCGAGGTCACGGCGCCCGCCCTGGCGGCGCATCGAGGCCGCGCCGCCCGGGAATCGGCGCGCGCCGCGGTCGCCGACCGGCTTCTGGAGGTGGCTGGCGTCTACGTCGAGGCCGTCCGCGCGCGAGACGCCCTGGAGGCCGATTCGATCGCGCTGGCGGCCGCCGAGGAGTCGCGCCGCTCCGCGGTGGAGCGATTCCGGCGCGGACAGATCCCCGAGCTGGACACGCTGCGCGCCACGGCGCACTGGGCCGAAACGCGCGTGGCCGCGCTCGGATCCGACCGGCGGGTCCAGGTCGCGCTCGCGCGGCTCGCGACGACCGTCGGCCAGCGGGTGCTCCGGGAGGATCTCGGAATGTTGCCGGATCCTGCCGGCCAGAATCGGGACGCGTCCCGCAGCGAGCCCTACGTCGCCGCCCGCCCCGAATACGTCGCCGCGCGCGAGGAGGCCCGCGCCCGGGGGATCGAGGTGACCCGCGCCTCGCTCGCGCTCCTGCCCTCGCTGAACGCGCGCGCCGACGTTCGCCGCTACGAAGATCCGGAATCGGGCGGGGGAGCGCGCCGCTTCTTCGTCGGGCTCACCGCCTCATTCCCCATCTGGGACGGGACGCGCCGCATCCAGGAGCGCCGGATCGCGAGAGCGCGCGCCGACGAGGCCGTGGCCCGCGCCGAGCTCCTGAAGCGCGCGCTGGCCGCCTCCACGCTCGACGCGGCGGTGGACGCGGAGGTCTCGCTCGACCGACGCGACGCAGCACACCTCGGCGCCGCGTCGGCCGAGGAGGCGCTCCGTCTGGCGCAGGGCCGCTATCGCGCGGGGCTTCTCCCGCAGTCCGATCTCCTGGCCGTGGAGGCCGAGGCGGCGCGGGCGCGACACGCCCGCGTCGACGCCGAGTCTGACGCCGTCCTGGCCCAGTACCGTCTCCTGCACGCACGAGGGATGCTCGAATGA
- a CDS encoding efflux RND transporter periplasmic adaptor subunit, which produces MKSRIPPGSASPAPAARFGAALLIAMAAAGCGHRDEPGRAAADTTPPVEVTVRRVGTAGSERELILPARVAAREEVTIRATIGARLSALPYQEGAAFPAGVVLARFDATEAKAALQAARSGLAAASSRLDLARKQEARVESLYADRVAALRELELARQDRQAAEAAYAAANATQAGLVSGTEVRAPFAGVVVRHHVDPGTSLNPGDAVLDVRSTGAGEIVAAVPEGWSADLRSTRATVRFQAGPWHPASLLRVDGMTDYASRTRTARFKLSDRAVALVPGDFAEVRLEAPQAPAPAATGAPAGGRRPGGVGTPASGGALSVPSSAVIRRGSLTGVYVVQEGRAWLRWVRLGREDASSAEVLAGLEPGDDIALDPSKLADGRAVTERR; this is translated from the coding sequence ATGAAATCACGAATCCCACCCGGCTCCGCCTCGCCGGCCCCTGCCGCGCGATTCGGCGCAGCACTCCTCATCGCGATGGCCGCGGCGGGCTGCGGCCACCGCGACGAGCCCGGCCGCGCCGCGGCCGACACCACGCCGCCCGTCGAGGTGACGGTGCGCCGGGTCGGCACGGCCGGCTCCGAGCGCGAGCTCATCCTCCCCGCGCGCGTCGCGGCGCGCGAGGAGGTCACCATTCGCGCCACGATCGGCGCGCGCCTGAGCGCGCTGCCGTACCAGGAGGGCGCCGCCTTCCCGGCCGGCGTCGTGCTCGCCCGCTTCGACGCGACCGAGGCCAAAGCCGCGCTCCAGGCGGCGCGCTCGGGGCTGGCCGCTGCGTCTTCGCGGCTCGACTTGGCGAGGAAGCAGGAGGCCCGGGTCGAATCTCTCTACGCCGATCGCGTCGCCGCACTCCGCGAGCTGGAGCTGGCGCGCCAGGATCGCCAGGCCGCGGAAGCCGCCTACGCCGCGGCGAACGCCACGCAGGCGGGGCTGGTCTCCGGCACCGAGGTCCGCGCTCCCTTTGCGGGCGTGGTCGTGCGCCATCACGTCGATCCCGGCACGTCGCTCAATCCTGGCGACGCGGTTCTCGACGTCCGCTCGACCGGCGCGGGAGAGATCGTGGCGGCCGTCCCCGAGGGGTGGAGCGCCGACCTCCGGAGCACGCGCGCCACCGTTCGGTTCCAGGCGGGGCCGTGGCATCCCGCGTCGCTCCTTCGTGTGGACGGCATGACCGACTACGCGTCGCGCACGCGGACGGCCCGGTTCAAGCTTTCGGATCGCGCGGTCGCCCTGGTTCCCGGCGACTTCGCCGAGGTCCGGCTCGAGGCGCCGCAGGCCCCGGCGCCGGCCGCAACCGGCGCGCCCGCGGGCGGCCGCCGTCCGGGTGGCGTCGGAACCCCGGCATCGGGAGGAGCCCTCAGCGTTCCCTCCTCGGCCGTGATCCGCCGCGGGTCGCTCACCGGCGTCTACGTCGTCCAGGAGGGCCGCGCCTGGCTCCGCTGGGTGCGACTGGGCCGCGAGGACGCCTCGAGCGCGGAAGTGCTGGCCGGCCTCGAGCCGGGCGACGACATCGCGCTGGACCCCTCCAAGCTCGCCGACGGGCGAGCCGTCACGGAGCGGCGGTGA